The DNA region CCCCACTTTCTGTACCAAGCTGATTACGGCCATGGTAGGTTAAATCCTCATCATTGTTAGGATAATTGACATTACTACCTTGATGAAATAATTCTTGTGTATTTGAAGAATTTCCAAGATTTACATTATAGTTGCTAGCTTCATTATAACTGCTTTGCATTGAAGCTAAACAACAGCTAATATTGAGCACTATCAAAAAGTTAATATAGATAATAATCTCATTGAGTATTCTCATTCATAATTTCTAATGCTATTGCTAAAGGAATATGGCCAGTTAATTTCTTGGTTAATCCTCTTTTTTCATCATCTATTACTATCACAGGAACAACATCAATTTTATATTGTTCAAACAAGCTAGGATCTATATCGAAGCTAATACCAAGCTCCATAGTTTTATTCTTTGTTTGTGTAAATGAGTTATTAATTAACCCACGCATAATCAATTGAGCTCCAGCCTTTTGAGATTCAGCAAAATAGCTTTTTAAAGCCTCATCACTCATTGAAAATGAGACAAAAATAAAAGTTTTTTGCTGGCCCAAAAAAAAGCATTAGCATTATTAACAAATAATAAAACCATCAACATCATTACTCGTATAACCATATTCCTCTCTAACCCTTATCAAAGCAAACAACAATCTCTTTTTCGCCAAATCAAGTAACCAAAATCTTCACCATTAACTGGAAATTCTCTTCCAGCCTGCCATGTAGCTTCTGTTTGGCCTATGCTCTTGCAGGATCTGGTTTCTGGAATCGGATAAGTCATTTGTAGTCGATACTGACTTTTCTTCATAATAGGCATGGGATACTTGCCACATAAGCCTTTATAACCATAATATCCCCATAACATCAGTTGCCTATGCATTCTAGCCATAAACTTACTTACCATTAATACAGATGTTCCAACTCCACCATTATGCGCCGCAGCTGTTCCAGTAAAAGGGTAAAGCATTCCTTGACATTCAGCACACCAAAAAGCATAATCACTTGCTAATAAACCAGCGCCACAACTCATGCAATCAGCTATACATGCTTGATAAGCAGCTACATTTTGAAACAACAGCGTTTCTGGATTTAAAATCGCAGATTTAGCGTCATCACTCCATAATGGATCAAACTCTGTTAAATATGCTATATCGACTGCAGCCATTTCCAGACAAATAAAATCAAGCAAAATTTCCAGCCAATAAATCACAGGATAGACATACCAATGAATGTGATAAAAAGCACTTCCTTCAGCATCATCTTTCATGCCTTTTTGAGTAGCACTTCCAAATGACAAACCTCCAAGACTTACCATACACATTGGCGACTTTGTAACATCTACAAGGCGTACTGGCTCCCAAAATCCTACCGGAATATACCAGGTACAGGTATTGGAATCCCTGGCTTAGGACAAAGACATATAAGTCTACCAGAAGCATTAGTATCAGGCATTGAACTGCTAACTACCTTAAATCCAGCTATAGTAATTGGAAACAAGAACTTCCAACATACATCTGTTATAGGATTTACAAATCTTCCAACACATCCAGCAGCTGCATAACAGTTATTAGCTGTTATAGACATTACTATCGCTAACAAAATTACCAGTTCCTTCACTTACCAGCTTTTCTTGATTATGTATACTTCCTTTTTTTATATTTTCGAAATTTGCTAGCAGTATTTTCTATATCTTTTACACCTGGCACTAAATATGCAGTTTCACCACTCGAATTTACTATCTCCTGTATTTCACCACTTATAAGCGTATAATTGAATATTTTGACTAGATCTTGTTCTAATTGCTGTAATTTCCAACTTTTCATATAAAACCTTCTTTTAAGTTGAATCGACTAGTATATTGAGTTATACTATTTACAGCGTACTTCCATCGTACGTCATATGGTTTTAATAGGTGCTTACTTCGCTAATTTTAAGCACGTTATTTTCTTGCTCTATTATGGCTGGCACAGCTTGTATTTTAAATTTTCTAATCAACATACCAAATTGATCAAAAAATATGTGTCGGCCTAATAGATTGCTCAGTTCAATAGGATTTCCATTAACTAACACTATCTTTCCTGGTCTTGATTTTACCCAAGCGACCTGATCTTCATCATCTCCATCAATTAATATTAGTGGTTCACCCCAATTTATCATCTCTAAAGGATTTATTTTAGTTCCTCTCCTTACTATTATTATACCATTTTTTGTCTTAATGTCATCCTTTTGAACATAGGTAGAATCATATATTCGCGTTTTATTTTCAGTAGCTTTACTCAAATTTTTTACTGGAACTGGTCTCATGATTTTTTGCCTAATTTTTTCCTGAAATTCCAGCTGCATTTGGTTCAACAATCCACTTTTTGATGCAGCATTAAGTTTAGCCATAATCACCTCCAGTAATGATTCCTCAATGATTGGAAAAACATGCCCTCTAGTACCATAATCCTTAATCTCAACACCTATATCAGCATTTAATGAATTAGCCATTGTATCACTTACCTGATAAGCAACAGCAAATAAAGCAAAGAATGCGCCTATACTCATCATTACCTGGTGCTTCATGGAATTATTTCTCGCTCTCTTATCACATAATTAATTGCCTCACTGACATTCATACCCTTAGCCATATGATCTTCTATAGCCTGATAATCTCTAGCATTCGTTGAGGTTAACAGTAGAGTAAATGGATCAATCATTAATCTGCCTATCACACCAGAGACATTAGGGCTATAAATTGCTACTTCGCTATAATATGGAGGATTTGAATGTACAGATTGCAGTAAATTCAGCTTCCAATCTTCATCAACAAAGCCTGCAAGCTTTGGATTAGCTCGCATCGCCTTAAAGGATTCCGAATTTTGCTTCAAAATTATCTTATGCGATGAGTTCTCAAAGGCCTTTTCAGACGCAGAGCCCTCTTGACGAAAGTAATCCGTGAGTTGCTGAGTAGCTAAAGCAATCGATCCATTATATTTTCGAGCTATTCTGCCAGCTTCTTCAATAAACTCTCCTGAACGCTTTCCAGCTAATAGCTTCCAGGCTTCATCTATCATAATTAAAAATGGTCTACTTCTATCTCCCTTGACCATTGTTTGATTAATATGAACAATCATGATTTGAACTATCACTGCTAGCAGCTCTGGTACAGACCTTAAATGATCAGTTTCAATTACTACGATATCAGAGTTCAATGATAACTTAGCTTTACCGCTAAAAAATCTTCCATGTTGACCATCCTTAGTAAAAGGAAAAAGCATATTTCCAAGTTCTTTAGCATATGATTCTTCTCTATTCGATAACCAGTCTGCAATATCGGTTATTTCAGCCTTAGAGCCACTTTTTTGCCAGACTGATATCAAAGCTCTCTGTAAGCATTGGTTGTTGTAAATCGCTTGTTCCATACTGTGGAGCAGCCATAGTAGCTAAAATAGATGGAAAGTTAGATAAAAATCCGATCTAGCTTCTATAGACTTTGCACTATCATCTTCTGGTACTTCGGAAAATGGATTAATTGATACAGGATTTTTCATGTCAAATTCTATGTAGCTGCCACCTAGAATCAAGCATGTACGCTTAAATAATCTTCCGTAATCAAGAACAAAAACTTTACCACCAACTCCTAAAACTGATAGCATTAGTTCTTGCATAAAAACAGATTTTCCAAACCCTGGAACTCCAGCTATACAAAGGTTAAAGTTCTCATTTGGAGCTGCTCCATGCTTATTTAATGCAGGTAATAAAGCTCCACCAAAAGGAGACCAATACATTATTTGGCCTCGTCTGCCAGCTAACAACATACCTGGAGAGCTTAAATCACCTTTCCATTCACCAATTATTGGTAATAATACTTTGCTCTCTACGGAAACAGTTTTTATGCCTCTACCTAAGCTAGAAAGGGCTACTCCAACTCCTGATGTTTTTTGACCCAATACACCTCTTTGACCTTGTTCAACCAATTGCATTGGCAGCGCTGCTAGCAACACGGCTACATGATCATATTTGCATGGAACAAAATACCATCCACTGCGTCTTAACATCGAACAAAAAGCTGATGCAGATTGCTTAGCCTTTTTTGTTTTATCAAACATAATAACATTGAAGTGAATATTAACTACTCTATCACCACTCTGTAAAGCAGCTACTACATCAGCTAAATCTTCTGCTTCTTGCTGTATATCATGAAAAAAATTTACCCATTCCTGCATTAATATTTCTTTCTAGCGCCTCTCTTTTAGTTATGGCTGCAGTTCTTTCCATTGCTTGATTTGGCAACATTTGTAAACCAAAATGAATCAGGAAATTTGATTTTATATATTCATCACGACGCATTTCATTGCCTAAAAACAGATCCATGGCAGATAATTTGCACTCTGCAGGCCTTTTTCGAGCTTCTAGGCTGATAAATATTTGATCATTATTTACATTTACACAATCATCATTCTCAAATAACGAAAAATCTCCACTTAGAATTTGTTCAGACAATATTTCATACTCATTAATATTCGAATGTTCTTCTTCAGGCCAGCCAAATATTACTCTCAGAAACTTTAATAATTGCTGTGCATTCACATTGTCAGTGCTTAATCCAATGGACCTAAACGTATCTTTTAAAGCATCTCGTCTGCGAATCATATCATCGATATTTGCATTTAAATTAGGTATAGTAACTGAAATTAACAATACTACATCCTTAGATTTAGCAAATTGAGTAATTTGATGTCTAATCCACCGCTTCATATTAGCCAAAAACTTTTCTATCGGATTTAAATCTGGAGAATAAGGTGGAAGAAAAATAACTTTACAACCAACAGATTCTATTAACTCTTTAGTTTTTTTAGACTTATGAAAAGCAGCATTATCCATTACTACAAACTGAGCAGGCTTTAACTCATTAATTAATACCTGTTGCCCCCAAGTTTCAAATAATCTTGTATTACATGCACCATTAAATATCATAGGTGCGATTGATTTATTATTAACATAACCAGCTATAATATTTGTGAGCTCGTAATATTTACCACTCTTTTTGCTGCTTACATGAGTTCCTTTTTTGCTCCACACTCTATCCTTGCATATAGACATTTCAATGCCACTTTCATCTATGTATATAGTCATTTACAATGAAGTTTGAGTATAAAATATCATGTTGGTAAATTTTATGATGCTATTGTTGCTTTTTCTATGCTCAAACTTCATTATAAATGACTATACCAAGTTTTCCTTAGGTATAGAACTTATTACTTGTTGATATTTTTCTCTTATTTCTGGTTTTGCTTCCATGTAGGTAAACGTTTTTTTATAACTATAGCCGAATTTTTTCATGTAATAACTTGCTACTCTTATTGAAATTCCAAAATGTTTTCCTGTTTGTGCTAGAGTTAGATTTTAATTTAGAAAAATGTATTTTTCAAATTCTATCTTATATATTTTTCCTTTTTTACCAAGACGATCTCTTTCTTTATAATGGCCTTCTGATTTATATCTTTTATACCAATTTCTTACTGTGTTTGCTGCTATATCAAATTTTACTGAGGCAGCATTTTACAACTTTTTCCTTCATTAACACATTTTATTACTTTCTCACGAAAGTCTTAGCCATATGATTTTGGCATTCTCTTTTCAGAATACTATGCTCAAACTTCATTGTAAATGACTATAAGCATAGAGAGAAGCAAAAAATAGTTAATATAATAGAATCTGTTAGTTGTAAAGTTATTTTTCTGCTACCTTATTCTCTAGATTTAAATCCAAGAGAAAAGTTTTGGGCTAATATGAAGATGTGTATTAGAAATCAAATTACTCAATTTGCTAAATCTTAGAATCTATTATTGCTTCTTTCTATGCTTAAACCTCATTGTAAATGACTATAATTACTTTTTCATTACATCTTATTATTATAGTTGTTTTATAGTAGTTTTGCTATATAAGTACAAAACATTTCAAAATATAGCGCGAATGAGCAAGACATCTACAGAATGGTTTTTGAATGTAAGCTGCATATATAGTCATTTACAATGAAGTTTGAGTATAGAAAAAGCGACAATAGCATCATAAGATTTACCAACATGATATTTTATACGCAAACTTCATTGTAAATGACTATAGTTCATGATGGAGAAATTGTGAGCTTTGCTCTTATTCCTTGTAACGTTGATGATGGAACAGTAGTAAAATATTTAGTACGAAAACTTAAAAGATAGCTATTTGTTGATCGTGGGTTATTAGAAAAATGCTGTATCACTTACTAATCAAGGTTTAGAGCTAATCACAAAAATTAGATCCAACATGAAAGAAAAAAGTAATTCATCTTAACAAAAGGCACATTATAGAAACTATTAATGGTCAGTTAAAATATCTTTTCCGCACTGATCATACTTGCTATAGATGCTTTATGAATTTTTAAATTAACGCCTTGTCTCATTGCTTGCTTATGTTTTTAAACATAATAAAATTTTTGTTTCTTTTTTCCAAGTTAAATCATCTTTCTAGTTCTTTACATCAGCTCTGATTTCCTAATTATATCGAATTCTGGTAATATAGTGAAATTTTTATAATTTATTAAAAGCATAGTTAGTATCTTTATAGCTAGTATCTTTTTTGGTACTAACTATAATAGATAGTACCATTCCAATTGATATTAAAGCAGCACCTATCCATAACGTAGACATAAACGGACGATAATATATTTTAGCATAAACTACATCATCATCTACTTTGCTGAGAACTACATATATATCATATAATAAAGTACTATATATATCACTTTCAGGTATTATAACGTCTTCAACATAATAATATCTATTCTCAGGCTTAAGTATAAATATTTCTTGTTTATCATTTTCAATCCAAAATTCAGCTATTTGCCTAAAGTAGTTGGCGCCCTTAGCATAGTTAGTATTTCTTAGAGTAATATGCAACCCGTTATTATGAATTGTACTACCGATTTTACCAATAAAATCAGTATCATGCTGAAGTTTTGCATTAAGGCTAATAGATAACATAAGAATACCAAAACCTAAATGGCTAATAGTAACAACTAATACTTTATAAGGTATTTTAACTGTAAAGCAATTAGAAGACTTTATTAAGTGATATAATGACTCTTGAATAAGATATACTGAACAAACTATTGCTAAACTACCAATACTTAAATCTCTATAACTAAAGTAAATAATTACTGCTGATATGCTGAGAGTAATTACAACGCTACAATAATTAGATTTTTGCTTTATCTTATAGATACTACCTGCTAATAAAGCTGTTGGTAGTATAATTGGAATAAAAGTACTAACAAAATAATTATACCCAATTGATATTTTACTACCATAAATTAATTTATAAAATATTGGATAAAAAATAGCAATGAAAATTACTATAAGTGCTGATAACCATAAAATATTACCTAATAATATTAATAGTTCTCGCACATTAACTTTTGCCTTACTAGGAAATTTACTAATTCGTAAAGTATATAACACTAAACTAGCAAGAGATAAAATGACAAGAAAAATCAATACAAAATATGTTCTTAAACCATTCAAAGAAAAAGAATGTACAGAAGTTAATATATCACTCCTAACTAAAAATGTCCCTAATATGCAAAATAAAAACGTCATAATAGCTGATAAAATAGAACATCGCAGTAATGTGTTATTGAATCGTGTATATAAAGATGAGTGATGGTATATAGTTGCTGATAACCATGGCATCAAAGAAATGTTTTCTACTGGATCAAAGAACCAATATCCGCCCCAACCAAGTTCTCGATAGGCCCACCAGCTTCCTAAAGCAATGCTAATAGTTAAAGCTAACCATCCAACTTTAGAAAATACCATAGCCTTATCTATTAGTACTGAAGCTTGATCATTATATAAAAGAGCTACAGAGTTATAAACAAATGGTATTAAATAACAAGCATAAGCAAAAAAAAGAACTGGCGGATGAACTACTAATCCTACATCCTGTAGTATAGGATTTAGTCCTAAACCAATCTCATGACGAGGTAATTTACCTATTAAAGGATTAAAAGCAAAATAAACTAAACTAATAAATCCAAGTAGGATAAAGCTTTGGCAAGCGATAATTAATTTTTTACACTGAAATTGAAAATTACATGTAATTAATGAGTAAACGCTAACTATACTCATGAATGAAGACCATAATAACATTGATCCTTCATGGCTTGCCCAAGATCCAGAGATTTTATAAATTAATGGTGTAATTACACTAGAGTTTAATAATACATTTTGAACAGTAAAGTCAGAAATAACAAAGCTAACAACTAGCATACAAAATGCTAAAACTACATTTATACTAGCTACAATATGAATAATTTTTAATAAGTTAATATTGTTACATAAAAAAAAGTATCCTAAATTTATTGAATAAAGCACCATTGCAATTATTAATAAATAAGAGCCAATACTAGCCAACATTAAGTAATTCCTGATTATCGATATTCACTATTTCTACTTTAACTAATTGAATATAATGAGCATGCATCTTATCAATTAGTATTTTAAGACCGAATAAATAATATACCTCTCCTTGCTGTGGAATTTTTTGAATATGATAAATTATTAATCCAGCAATAGTGGTTGCATCATCAGGTAAATTCCAATTTAGCTCTCTATTCACATCTCTAATTGAACTACTGCCATCAATAATATAAGTTGAATTATTAACTTTAATAATATTATTAGGTGTATTATCAAAAACTGGACCAACAATTTCTTCTAAGATATCTTGTCTAGTAATCATTCCCTGTAAGACTCCATATTCATCAATTACTAATGCTATATTACTATATTTCTGCTTAAACTTACCTAGTTGATTAGTTACCAAAGCATTTTCAGGAATAAACCATGGATCGGCTATTAGCTCATTTAATTTGATATCTCGAACATCAAAATTATTTGCATGCAATTCCTTTATTAAATCACGAACATATAATATACCTACAATATTTTCGCTACTTTCCTTCCATACAGGTATTCTAGAGTACTGTAGAGCAATTGCTTTAGCAACAAATTCCTCTATTGGCAAATCAAAATTAATAGTACACATTTTACTTCTATGTACCATAATTTGTGATACTTCCATATCCTTAATATCTAATACTCCACCAAGCATATCTCGATCCATTTTATCAAACACATTACCTTCTTGATGTTGGTGTTCAATTAATCCTCTAATTTCCTCTGTCCCAGAAACCTTACTAACAAGGTTAATATTAAAAAGCCAACAAATAAAGTTAATAATACGAGACAAAGAGTAACTTACAGGAGCTAAAATTGTTGAAAGTACTTGAATAACATCAACAGCTAATAAAGCTATTGTTTCAGCTTTAGAAACTGCGATTGCTTTTGGTACCACTTCAGCAAATACTATTATTATGCCTGACATTACAATCGATGAGATAATAGTTCCTAATTCTTTATAAATTGCTATTGCAATACTAGTACCAACAGTAGTTGCAACTGTATTTACAATACTATTAGCAGTCAGCAACGTACTAATAACTTGCTCCTTATTTTTCATTAATTTTAGCAGCAAATCTGTTTTTAGAGTACCCTTAGATTTTAGTTGCTGTACTTTACCTATAGATGTTGCAGTCACAGCTGTTTCGATAGCTGATAAAACTGAAGAAAAAAGAACTAACAAGATTACAATTATTGTTTCTAATAAATACATAATTTTAATTAATCATCACAATACTTAACGGTCTGGCATATTTTATATTAAAACATATTACATAAACACTTTAGCAAAAATTGCTACTTATATTTTTTAATATTATAGAAGTTAATTTATCTCATAAACAATCTTGAATTACTACTTTTACTCTAATTTAACATTTATTTTTTATTTCACAATTAGATAATATTAATAAAATAAGAAATAGAGCATATATAGTTAGAGTAAGCATTACAGCAATAGTTAAATAGAAAAATAATCATGTCCTATAAATCTATAAATGATATATTGCTCTACTGAAAGCAAATGAAAAAGGAGTGTAGAAGTTAATTGCTTTATAAATTCATATTCTAAGACTAAAGTGTGTAAACATGTTTAACAAAAATTGTGCTTAAAGAGGCTTGAGTAATGTGATGCCAAAGCATCACATACTAGTTGTATATCCAGAGGAGCTAATATGTGCAGTGTGAGGCAAACCTACTAGATAAAGAGTTAGAAATCTATAGCTAGGATAGGCAGCATAAAGAGAAATTGAGATGTTGAAACCTATCAACAAACTTATCGAAAAGATAAGAGCGAATTATCATGCCGCAGTGAAAGCTAACATATAGGTAGCTCAGAAAGTGATAAACACCAAAGGCTGAGCTAGTGACCGTATAGCGAAAGCAGAATGCTTAACTGAAAACTAACTGATACAGTTGAATACTGTGGTTGAGTGGTAGTGGTAGCATGATAATAAGAATATATTAAGTAACTGGAGAAGTTTTACTCATTCCAGAAAGAAAGATTCTAGAGCAATGTAGATTCTATACTAGTAAACTATGAAATAAATTGAAAATGAGAGGATGACGGAGTAGCGTGTATTAGCAATGAAGCATAGTAATGCCTGTAGAGTAAAGGCGCAATACTGATAACATTATTCCAACAACAATGGAGGTAATGAAGAATGATAAAAAAACGTCTATAGAATTACAAAACCTGAGAAGGAAA from Orientia tsutsugamushi str. Boryong includes:
- the trbC gene encoding type-F conjugative transfer system pilin assembly protein TrbC, producing the protein MGQQKTFIFVSFSMSDEALKSYFAESQKAGAQLIMRGLINNSFTQTKNKTMELGISFDIDPSLFEQYKIDVVPVIVIDDEKRGLTKKLTGHIPLAIALEIMNENTQ
- the traW gene encoding type-F conjugative transfer system protein TraW, translated to MKHQVMMSIGAFFALFAVAYQVSDTMANSLNADIGVEIKDYGTRGHVFPIIEESLLEVIMAKLNAASKSGLLNQMQLEFQEKIRQKIMRPVPVKNLSKATENKTRIYDSTYVQKDDIKTKNGIIIVRRGTKINPLEMINWGEPLILIDGDDEDQVAWVKSRPGKIVLVNGNPIELSNLLGRHIFFDQFGMLIRKFKIQAVPAIIEQENNVLKISEVSTY
- a CDS encoding heme lyase CcmF/NrfE family subunit, translated to MLVVSFVISDFTVQNVLLNSSVITPLIYKISGSWASHEGSMLLWSSFMSIVSVYSLITCNFQFQCKKLIIACQSFILLGFISLVYFAFNPLIGKLPRHEIGLGLNPILQDVGLVVHPPVLFFAYACYLIPFVYNSVALLYNDQASVLIDKAMVFSKVGWLALTISIALGSWWAYRELGWGGYWFFDPVENISLMPWLSATIYHHSSLYTRFNNTLLRCSILSAIMTFLFCILGTFLVRSDILTSVHSFSLNGLRTYFVLIFLVILSLASLVLYTLRISKFPSKAKVNVRELLILLGNILWLSALIVIFIAIFYPIFYKLIYGSKISIGYNYFVSTFIPIILPTALLAGSIYKIKQKSNYCSVVITLSISAVIIYFSYRDLSIGSLAIVCSVYLIQESLYHLIKSSNCFTVKIPYKVLVVTISHLGFGILMLSISLNAKLQHDTDFIGKIGSTIHNNGLHITLRNTNYAKGANYFRQIAEFWIENDKQEIFILKPENRYYYVEDVIIPESDIYSTLLYDIYVVLSKVDDDVVYAKIYYRPFMSTLWIGAALISIGMVLSIIVSTKKDTSYKDTNYAFNKL
- a CDS encoding HlyC/CorC family transporter gives rise to the protein MYLLETIIVILLVLFSSVLSAIETAVTATSIGKVQQLKSKGTLKTDLLLKLMKNKEQVISTLLTANSIVNTVATTVGTSIAIAIYKELGTIISSIVMSGIIIVFAEVVPKAIAVSKAETIALLAVDVIQVLSTILAPVSYSLSRIINFICWLFNINLVSKVSGTEEIRGLIEHQHQEGNVFDKMDRDMLGGVLDIKDMEVSQIMVHRSKMCTINFDLPIEEFVAKAIALQYSRIPVWKESSENIVGILYVRDLIKELHANNFDVRDIKLNELIADPWFIPENALVTNQLGKFKQKYSNIALVIDEYGVLQGMITRQDILEEIVGPVFDNTPNNIIKVNNSTYIIDGSSSIRDVNRELNWNLPDDATTIAGLIIYHIQKIPQQGEVYYLFGLKILIDKMHAHYIQLVKVEIVNIDNQELLNVG